The following coding sequences are from one Homalodisca vitripennis isolate AUS2020 chromosome 7, UT_GWSS_2.1, whole genome shotgun sequence window:
- the LOC124366730 gene encoding uncharacterized protein LOC124366730, whose product MTVRWLILAVVLAAALHVGFCIVFTSGGTFKLIWGYSIPVDVPAPMGINYVHNFQFQYPLIDNSSQVSYVQQGARRQRRSFTRKQLYSVIEHLLDESGLDRTCLLRSVCESSAAPFVHSGFIEELFWRVD is encoded by the exons ATGACTGTAAG GTGGCTCATACTGGCCGTGGTACTAGCTGCAGCGTTACATGTGGGATTTTGCATTGTGTTCACCAGTGGGGGAACTTTTAAG CTGATTTGGGGCTACTCTATTCCAGTGGATGTTCCGGCGCCGATGGGTATCAACTATGTCCACAACTTCCAGTTCCAGTATCCTCTGATAGACAACTCCTCCCAAGTGTCATACGTGCAGCAGGGGGCGAGGCGTCAGCGGCGCTCCTTCACCCGCAAACAGCTCTACAGCGTCATAGAGCATCTGCTTGACGA GAGTGGATTAGATCGGACCTGTTTACTGCGCTCGGTCTGTGAAAGCAGCGCTGCGCCGTTTGTGCACAGTGGCTTCATAGAGGAACTGTTCTGGA GAGTGGATTAG
- the LOC124366731 gene encoding uncharacterized protein LOC124366731: MFEIPCYIHRQEIICGFGVPIDAPRTSLTYGLILKTNYILPNNATHFVDPYVAFARRGVGASRWHLYKVAESLLSRLGLGGRSCLLRSVCEAAETPLEHNGILGELLHVLLTPTSTQDEPIDATAREYYTAERQGRELQHNLNSSSTSGSDCTSLYPDCETGLLDLVTTLVSDSVRSLFLK; this comes from the exons ATTATCTGTGGATTTGGCGTCCCCATAGATGCCCCCCGGACAAGTCTTACTTACGGTCTCATTTTGAAGACCAACTACATTTTGCCCAACAACGCCACCCACTTCGTCGATCCGTACGTGGCCTTTGCACGTCGCGGGGTCGGCGCTTCTAGGTGGCATCTGTACAAGGTTGCCGAGTCTCTTCTGTCCAG ATTGGGTCTTGGAGGACGCAGTTGTTTGTTGCGATCCGTATGCGAGGCGGCGGAGACTCCCCTTGAACACAACGGCATCTTGGGAGAACTACTTCACGTCTTGCTCAC CCCGACGTCTACTCAGGATGAGCCAATAGACGCTACAGCCAGAGAGTACTACACAGCTGAGAGACAGGGGAGGGAACTACAACATAACCTCAACTCTAGCTCTACGTCTGGCTCAGACTGTACCAGCCTGTATCCGGACTGTGAGACCGGCCTGCTGGACCTTGTGACCACACTGGTTTCTGACTCTGTCCGTTCTCTGTtcttgaaataa